In a genomic window of Lepisosteus oculatus isolate fLepOcu1 chromosome 3, fLepOcu1.hap2, whole genome shotgun sequence:
- the LOC102693069 gene encoding claudin-23-like: MRTPCVMIFGLILVLVGWLFNLIATGAPAWREVRSTVGGELGEVIHQGIWDICRERLPKEFTCLRQDDAYFKEEIVKAARGFMIASVIVTALGILLSVLGVRCWRRSPNWLLAGLGGIVVSASSLFAIIPIAWYTNQVDKIKAPGTDIRVGYCIVLGFIGSCFEFIGGGSLMICLSQLCGGATQLPHRKCNSPHANGVPRSTIRTVDVPDLNERPHHPTLPRQLFQKDQSTSSPVLSSLHKRTDIDTFNNDQSLYTEL; the protein is encoded by the coding sequence ATGAGGACTCCTTGCGTTATGATATTCGGACTTATTTTAGTCCTTGTTGGTTGGCTCTTCAATCTGATAGCCACGGGTGCCCCGGCATGGCGAGAGGTGAGGTCAACTGTGGGCGGCGAACTCGGAGAAGTTATTCACCAGGGCATCTGGGATATCTGCAGAGAGCGCTTACCAAAAGAGTTCACTTGTTTGCGACAAGATGATGCCTACTTCAAAGAAGAGATTGTTAAGGCTGCAAGGGGTTTCATGATAGCCTCAGTTATTGTAACAGCCCTGGGGATACTGCTGTCAGTTCTTGGGGTCCGATGCTGGCGAAGATCTCCGAACTGGCTTCTCGCAGGTTTGGGAGGCATTGTGGTATCTGCTTCGAGCTTATTCGCCATCATCCCGATTGCTTGGTACACCAATCAGGTGGACAAAATAAAAGCACCAGGTACTGATATTCGGGTGGGCTACTGCATTGTGCTGGGTTTTATCGGGAGCTGTTTTGAATTTATCGGGGGTGGATCTTTGATGATATGCCTGTCCCAGTTATGCGGTGGTGCAACCCAACTGCCCCACAGAAAGTGCAATTCGCCTCACGCTAACGGAGTCCCGAGGTCAACTATTAGAACTGTCGATGTACCAGATTTAAATGAGCGACCTCATCACCCAACGCTGCCAAGACAACTTTTTCAGAAGGACCAAAGTACTTCATCGCCTGTCCTCTCATCTCTGCACAAAAGAACTGATATTGACACCTTTAACAATGACCAATCGTTATACACAGAGCTTTGA
- the LOC107076513 gene encoding claudin-23-like — MRTPALMIIGIVFAPCGWIFDLTSTVAPDWREIRSIPGQSSDTFIQQGIWDICKGSDSSRNIQCNQPDTAYFQTQIVNIAKGMMIASLLVTILGIAVTAGGIRCWTDNYSWKIAGLGGILILISGVLCLIPIAWYTYLLNSITASGTDIRVGYCIVLGYIGSIMEILGGGALIIGMYNLCCGKKREEEKQYPVRTFRNTLTPRPTIRPFDVISRVSDVSSVPYARESMDEGDFTRPPKSQSYKPNKMNNIPCDSDL, encoded by the coding sequence ATGCGTACTCCAGCTTTAATGATCATCGGAATCGTTTTCGCTCCCTGTGGATGGATATTTGACCTAACTTCCACCGTGGCCCCAGACTGGAGGGAAATCAGAAGTATTCCAGGTCAGTCGTCGGACACGTTTATCCAGCAAGGCATTTGGGACATCTGTAAGGGATCCGACTCCTCCCGGAACATCCAGTGCAATCAGCCCGATACCGCATACTTCCAAACCCAAATAGTCAATATAGCCAAAGGCATGATGATCGCCTCTTTGCTGGTAACAATTTTGGGGATAGCAGTGACTGCAGGCGGTATCAGGTGTTGGACTGACAACTACAGCTGGAAAATTGCTGGACTGGGAGGCATTTTGATCTTGATTTCTGGAGTCCTGTGTCTCATTCCAATCGCCTGGTACACCTACCTCCTGAATTCCATCACCGCATCAGGAACTGATATCCGTGTGGGTTACTGCATTGTACTGGGCTACATTGGATCAATTATGGAGATTCTGGGAGGTGGAGCGTTAATTATCGGGATGTATAATTTGTGCTGCGGAaagaagagagaagaggagaaacAGTATCCTGTTAGAACATTTCGGAATACGCTCACACCCAGGCCAACAATCAGACCCTTCGACGTGATAAGTCGAGTTTCGGATGTCAGCAGCGTACCATACGCCAGGGAATCGATGGACGAGGGCGATTTTACCAGACCACCTAAATCGCAAAGTtataaaccaaacaaaatgaacaatatACCTTGTGACTCCGATTTATAA